One window of the Anopheles cruzii chromosome 2, idAnoCruzAS_RS32_06, whole genome shotgun sequence genome contains the following:
- the LOC128276213 gene encoding nascent polypeptide-associated complex subunit alpha, protein MPELTEITESAAAAASATASASTEAKLEDALSDTETDDSIPELEDAGAATAQLAAGGIPDLVSKAKQSRGEKKARKIMSKLGLKPVQGVNRVTIRKSKNILFVINSPDVYKNPHSDTYIIFGEAKIEDLSQQAQVAAAEKFKAPEATPAAGEASGSTNVVTPIAEEDEEEVDESGIDDKDIELVMCQANVKRAKAIRALKNNQNDIVNAIMELTM, encoded by the exons ATGCCAGAGTTGACTGAAATTACGGAGAGCGCAGCGGCTGCCGCTTCGGCTACCGCTTCCGCCAGCACAGAGGCCAAGCTGGAGGATGCACTCAGTGACACAGAGACCGACGACTCGATCCCGGAGCTGGAAGATGCCG GTGCTGCTACGGCTcagctggccgccggtggtaTTCCGGATCTCGTCTCGAAGGCAAAACAGTCGCGTGGTGAGAAGAAGGCACGAAAGATCATGTCCAAGCTCGGGCTGAAGCCGGTTCAGGGCGTGAATCGGGTGACGATCCGGAAGTCAAAGAACATTCTGTTCGTGATAAACAGCCCGGACGTGTACAAAAACCCGCACAGCGACACCTACATCATCTTCGGCGAAGCCAAGATCGAGGATCTGTCGCAGCAGGCTCAGGTGGCTGCCGCGGAGAAGTTCAAggcaccggaagcgacgccggccgccggtgaagCGTCCGGCTCGACGAATGTGGTTACACCGATCgccgaggaggacgaggaggaggtggACGAGAGCGGCATTGACGACAAGGACATTGAGCTCGTTATGTGCCAGGCGAACGTCAAACGCGCGAAGGCAATCCGGGCGCTGAAGAACAATCAAAACGACATCGTGAACGCGATCATGGAGCTGACGATGTAA
- the LOC128268905 gene encoding diacylglycerol kinase epsilon: MRSSIRSLLWHPSGGGTMLEFSFTLIVSVLLGLGLIWLAGRYFLREDVVYIPDNCRRHAWKSMKLLSRACVCSVCDTSMASNGHFCESCGVCSDNGCVRKADERFLCKQLRIRSRADDGSQSRHLWVKGNLPLGSECTVCSEDIDQTSELGLYGQRCCWCQRVTHDKCFSELSTTRCDFGRFKELIFPPKCIQASRSKVAPKVHLTGIVPPEWKDSWRPLIVVANSKSGSSGADQVVALMRGILHPLQVFELGQHGPHEALQWAIHAAPTRCRVLVAGGDGTVGWVLNTILQMKVEPHPEVAILPLGTGNDLSRVLGWGAEGPDEFDPYEILTRIAEAETVQLDRWLAEITTHSTLARFHVPRFNQPRHFYVYNYLSVGVDALVTLKFHKARESSFYVFSSRFVNKFIYLFFGTHQVVHQDCVELEKSLELYLDDVRIDLPQLQSVVVLNIDSWGAGVKLWEMSRNSPTHSIMKEMHSISDGILEVFGVVSSFHIAQLQVGLSKPVRLGQAKRVKIVLKRTLPMQADGEPWMQSACDINIQHYGQATMLKNVKK, translated from the exons ATGCGCTCATCGATTCGTTCGCTCTTGTGGCATCCTTCTGGCGGCGGCACGATGCTGGAGTTCAGCTTCACACTCATCGTCTCGGTGCTGCTCGGTCTCGGGTTGAtatggctggccggccgctaCTTTCTTCGCGAAGATGTCGTCTACATTCCGGACAACTGCCGGCGGCATGCCTGGAAGTCGATGAAGCTTCTGTCGCGGGCCTGCGTTTGCTCCGTGTGTGACACTTCGATGGCCTCGAATGGTCATTTCTGCGAGAGCTGCGGTGTCTGTTCGGATAACGGGTGTGTCCGGAAAGCGGATGAACGGTTTCTCTGTAAGCAACTGCGAATCCGCTCCCGGGCGGACGATGGCTCGCAGAGTAGGCACCTGTGGGTGAAGGGTAATCTGCCGCTCGGATCCGAGTGTACCGTTTGCTCGGAGGACATCGACCAAACGAGTGAACTGGGTCTGTACGGCCAGCGGTGTTGCTGGTGTCAGCGGGTGACGCACGACAAATGCTTCAGCGAACTCTCGACGACCCGGTGCGACTTTGGACGGTTCAAAGAGCTGATTTTCCCACCCAAATGCATTCAAGCTTCGCGCAGTAAGGTTGCCCCGAAGGTGCACCTGACCGGGATCGTTCCGCCGGAGTGGAAGGACAGCTGGCGACCGTTGATCGTTGTCG CAAACTCAAAATCGGGCAGTAGCGGTGCGGATCAGGTCGTAGCTCTTATGCGTGGAATCTTGCACCCGCTGCAAGTGTTTGAGCTTGGCCAGCATGGTCCACACGAAGCGCTCCAGTGGGCCATCCACGCGGCTCCGACGCGTTGCCGTGTTTTGGttgccggtggcgatggtACCGTCGGTTGGGTGCTCAACACGATCCTGCAAATGAAGGTAGAACCACATCCGGAGGTGGCCATCCTTCCgctcggcaccggcaacgatCTTTCGCGCGTTCTTGGCTGGGGTGCCGAGGGACCGGACGAGTTCGATCCGTACGAAATTTTGACACGCATTGCGGAGGCCGAAACGGTACAGCTGGACCGTTGGTTGGCCGAAATCACTACCCACTCGACACTGGCACGGTTCCATGTGCCTCGGTTCAACCAGCCGCGCCACTTCTACGTCTACAACTATCTCAGCGTCGGTGTTGACGCTCTGGTGACTCTCAAGTTCCACAAAGCCCGCGAAAGCTCGTTCTACGTGTTCAGCAGTCGGTTCGTTAATAAG TTTATTTACCTCTTCTTCGGAACGCATCAAGTGGTCCACCAGGACTGTGTGGAGCTGGAAAAGAGCCTCGAGCTCTATCTGGACGATGTACGGATCGATCTGCCGCAGCTACAGTCGGTGGTGGTACTAAACATTGACTCCTGGGGTGCTGGCGTTAAGCTCTGGG AAATGAGCAGAAACTCGCCGACACACAGCATCATGAAGGAAATGCACAGCATTTCCGATGGCATCCTCGAGGTGTTTGGTGTCGTGTCTTCGTTTCACATCGCCCAGCTTCAGGTGGGGCTGAGCAAACCGGTTCGATTGGGTCAAGCGAAGCGAGTGAAG ATTGTGCTCAAACGAACGCTTCCGATGCAAGCTGATGGTGAGCCGTGGATGCAATCGGCCTGTGATATCAACATTCAGCACTACGGTCAGGCGACGATGCTGAAGAACGTGAAAAAGTGA
- the LOC128278093 gene encoding probable ATP-dependent RNA helicase Dbp45A, with amino-acid sequence MSLRTDKKFADLGLTYWITRQAEKLGLRRPTPIQVECIPRILQGQDCIGAAKTGSGKTFAFALPILQKLSEEPTANFALVLTPTHELAHQIGEQFIVAGQPMNARVCVITGGTDQLVESQKLQSRPHIIVAMPGRLADHLTGCNTYSFAALQFLVVDEADRVLSGSFDDDLRVIDQYLPRHRQNLFFSATMKKFLKTSSVFPIADEAFEWSEQSAIATVETLDQRYILCADYDRDMVLTEALRKFKEDNEEASVMIFTNSKKDCQVLSMTLKSIGYDNVCLHGFLRQKERVAALTQFKSKHVRILIATDVASRGLDIPHVQLVLNHRLPKVPNEYIHRVGRTARAGRSGLAVSIFRFPRDLEFLGEIEALINTKLTEHPIDQRLVERIFMQVSVARREAEMNLDNKDFDDRQQNYRRMRWTQQGLDPDEMEAKWCEEKETRAEARRERLKQENAERRRREEELKNSALVANDKRFQAAVTDRKFKKQKFIASDKLNELVVQRKQAPAPGKKVTKKKGPKSRPQ; translated from the exons atgagTTTGCGAACGGATAAGAAGTTTGCCGACCTTGGGCTCACTTACTGGATAACGAGACAGGCGGAAAAATTGG GACTACGACGGCCTACTCCGATTCAGGTGGAATGCATACCCCGTATCCTGCAGGGTCAGGACTGTATCGGTGCGGCAAAGACGGGTTCGGGTAAAACGTTCGCCTTTGCCCTGCCGATCTTGCAAAAGCTGAGCGAAGAACCAACGGCAAACTTTGCGCTGGTGCTAACACCGACACACGAACTGGCCCATCAAATCGGCGAACAGTTTATTGTGGCCGGTCAACCAATGAATGCGCGCGTTTGCGTTATCACGGGTGGAACGGACCAGCTGGTCGAGAGTCAAAAACTACAGAGCCGGCCACATATTATCGTAGCGATGCCAGGCCGTCTGGCCGACCATCTGACCGGTTGCAATACGTACTCGTTCGCCGCGCTACAGTTCCTGGTGGTGGACGAAGCGGATCGTGTGCTGAGTGGCAGCTTCGATGACGATCTTCGTGTGATAGATCAGTACCTACCGCGCCATCGGCAGAACCTGTTCTTTTCGGCAACGATGAAGAAGTTTCTGAAAACTTCCTCCGTTTTTCCGATTGCCGACGAAGCGTTCGAGTGGTCCGAACAATCGGCCATCGCCACGGTGGAGACGCTCGATCAGCGGTACATCCTGTGTGCCGACTACGACCGGGATATGGTGCTGACCGAGGCGCTGCGCAAGTTTAAGGAAGACAACGAAGAAGCGAGCGTTATGATCTTTACCAATTCGAAAAAGGACTGCCAGGTGCTTTCGATGACCCTGAAATCGATCGGCTACGACAACGTGTGTCTGCATGGATTTTTACGCCAAAAAGAACGTGTGGCCGCGCTGACTCAGTTCAAATCGAAGCACGTCCGCATACTGATTGCGACCGATGTGGCCAGCCGGGGCCTAGATATTCCCCACGTCCAGTTGGTGCTTAATCACCGATTGCCTAAAGTGCCGAACGAGTACATTCACCGCGTGGGTCGCACGGCTCGCGCTGGCCGTTCGGGACTCGCGGTGTCCATCTTTCGATTTCCACGCGATTTGGAGTTTctcggtgaaattgaagcccTCATCAACACGAAGCTAACGGAGCATCCGATAGATC AACGATTGGTCGAGCGGATATTCATGCAGGTGAGTGTGGCTCGTCGTGAGGCCGAGATGAACCTGGACAACAAGGATTTCGACGACCGGCAGCAGAACTATCGGCGAATGCGCTGGACGCAGCAAGGACTCGATCCGGACGAGATGGAGGCGAAATGgtgcgaagaaaaggaaactaGAGCGGAGGCGCGCCGAGAACGGTTGAAGCAAGAGAATGCGGAGCGTCGCCGGCGGGAGGAAGAATTGAAGAACTCGGCACTGGTAGCGAATGATAAACGGTTCCAGGCGGCCGTAACCGACAGGAAATTCAAGAAGCAGAAGTTCATCGCTTCCGACAAGCTGAACGAGTTGGTTGTGCAACGAAAACAGGCACCAGCGCCCGGGAAGAAAGTGACCAAGAAGAAAGGCCCCAAAAGCAGACCACAATAG
- the LOC128277428 gene encoding 40S ribosomal protein S24, whose translation MSTATIRTRRFMTNRLLCRKQMICDVLHPGLASVPKKEIREKLAGMYKTTSDVVFVFGFRTNFGGGKSTGFALIYDTLDYAKKFEPKHRLGRHGLYEKKKMTRKQRKERKNRMKKVRGTKKAKVGQAVKK comes from the coding sequence ATGTCGACTGCTACCATTCGTACGCGTCGTTTCATGACCAATCGGCTACTGTGCCGAAAGCAGATGATCTGTGACGTGCTGCACCCCGGTCTGGCGTCGGTTCCTAAGAAGGAGATCCGTGAGAAGCTGGCCGGCATGTACAAAACGACGTCCGAcgtcgtgttcgtgttcggttTCCGCACCAACTTTGGCGGTGGCAAGTCGACCGGTTTCGCCCTGATCTACGATACCCTCGACTACGCCAAGAAGTTCGAACCGAAGCACCGTCTCGGCCGCCACGGTCTgtacgagaagaagaagatgaccCGCAAGCAGCGCAAGGAACGCAAGAACCGTATGAAGAAGGTGCGAGGCACCAAGAAGGCGAAGGTTGGCCAGGCCGTGAAGAAGTAA
- the LOC128278379 gene encoding RYamide neuropeptides — translation MPRPREQLLSLYTVGLILIGALLVVRMASADPMVDGGGLYGDNKHANDKRPFFVGSRYGRSQVYGAKDLRQVNLVPRNDRFFLGSRYGKRSDLTKEIESDSNNGADQQLTYLACLHTGVSNLYRCYSRDSASPSIHGQQQEMDQYEQHQLAADNSDLLGEK, via the exons ATGCCACGACCACGAGAGCAGCTCCTATCGCTGTACACCGTCGGCTTGATCCTGATCGGTGCCCTGCTGGTCGTGAGGATGGCCAGCGCCGACCCAATGGTGGACGGTGGCGGTTTGTACGGCGATAATAAAC ATGCCAACGATAAGCGCCCGTTCTTCGTCGGCAGTCGGTATGGCCGGTCGCAGGTATACGGCGCGAAGGACTTACGGCAGGTGAACTTGGTGCCACGTAACGATCGCTTCTTCCTCGGTTCGCGATACGGCAAGCGGTCCGATTTgacgaaggaaattgaatcCGACAGCAACAATGGCGCCGACCAACAGTTGACCTATCTGGCCTGTTTGCACACGGGAGTGTCGAACCTGTACCGGTGCTACAG CCGCGACTCTGCATCGCCCTCGATTCACGGTCAGCAGCAGGAAATGGACCAGTACGAGCAGCATCAGTTGGCCGCGGACAACTCCGATCTGCTTGGGGAGAAGTAA
- the LOC128268906 gene encoding NAD kinase 2, mitochondrial, whose translation MLHLKQLFRNVSGFRQVSQLKLGKTRHFGTTDPAEKLRRVVIVTKLTRLEFEKIRDPDRLSDVRLEQKIRDRGTDYEALKYYHHLHKDVEEKVVRSFRHQGIEVKVVNRLTIGREVLRWADLIVPIGGDGTFLLAAGRASPFFLANGKKTPVVGFNSDPRRSEGRLMLPKQFSTEIDEAVRRIIADGFRWIQRSRIRTTLIGPAANERPSPMDLHEYHSQPIENNDEMPPAENGASRILPYLALNEVFIGEMVSARVSHLQLCIDNSETVTKTKSSGLCVSTGTGSTSWLMSMNRLSQNNVQDLLDIVRKRTAPGALDAIDASTVSEEYNDNLVFPPHDPRLCYSIREQICVGVWPNPKGLESRGFAKQMFVKSRCIDASLVIDGSIAYNFNDGARALLEVYPEDSLLTIDMDD comes from the exons ATGTTACATTTAAAACAGCTTTTCCGGAATGTGTCAG GATTCAGACAAGTTTCCCAGCTGAAGCTCGGCAAAACTCGCCATTTCGGCACCACCGATCCCGCGGAGAAGCTGCGGCGAGTGGTGATTGTGACGAAGCTGACGCGTCTGGAGTTTGAAAAAATACGCGACCCGGACCGGCTCAGCGACGTGCGGTTGGAGCAAAAGATTCGCGATCGCGGCACGGACTATGAGGCCCTCAAGTACTATCATCACCTGCACAAGGACGTCGAAGAAAAAGTGGTCCGTTCGTTTCGGCACCAGGGCATCGAGGTGAAAGTGGTGAATCGCCTCACGATCGGCAGGGAAGTGCTCCGGTGGGCGGATCTGATCgttccgatcggtggcgatggaACGTTTCTACTGGCGGCCGGTCGCGCAAGCCCTTTCTTTCTGGCGAACGGCAAGAAGACGCCCGTCGTTGGGTTCAATTCTGATCCGCGTCGATCAGAGGGCCGCCTGATGCTACCGAAGCAGTTCTCAACCGAGATAGACGAAGCGGTGCGCAGGATAATTGCGGACGGGTTTCGCTGGATACAGCGTTCGCGTATACGCACGACGCTCATAGGACCGGCCGCCAACGAACGACCGTCACCGATGGACCTGCACGAGTACCACTCGCAACCAATCGAGAACAACGACGAGATGCCACCGGCCGAGAACGGAGCGAGCCGAATCTTGCCATATCTTGCGCTGAACGAG GTTTTCATTGGGGAAATGGTTTCGGCCCGTGTCTCCCATCTCCAGCTGTGCATTGACAACTCGGAGACGGtgacaaaaacgaaaagctccGGCCTGTGCGTtagcaccggaaccgggtcaACGTCGTGGCTAATGAGCATGAACCGGCTGTCGCAGAACAATGTGCAAGATCTGCTGGACATTGTGCGAAAGCGAACCGCGCCGGGTGCGCTGGACGCCATCGATGCCAGCACCGTGTCGGAGGAGTACAACGACAATCTGGTCTTTCCACCGCACGATCCGCGACTGTGCTACTCGATCCGGGAGCAGATCTGCGTTGGTGTTTGGCCCAACCCGAAGGGGCTGGAATCGCGAGGATTTGCCAAGCAAATGTTCGTCAAGTCCCGCTGCATCGATGCAA GTTTGGTGATAGATGGCAGTATTGCTTACAATTTCAACGATGGTGCCCGTGCGCTGCTCGAGGTGTACCCGGAAGATTCCCTGCTGACCATCGATATGGACGACTGA